In Comamonas koreensis, the genomic stretch CTACGACCTGACGCGGCTGATGGTGGGCAGCGAAGGCACGCTGGGCATCTTTACCGAGATCAGCCTGCGCATCTACCCGCTGCCCGAAGCGGTGAGTGCCGCCATCTGCTCGTTCCCGACGATTGAAGCGGCCGTGCGCACCGTGATCGAGACTATCCAGATGGGCATTCCGATTGCGCGCGTGGAACTCATTGATGTGAACGCAGTGCGCATGGTCAATGCCTACAGCAAGCTCGATCTGCGCGAGGAACCGATGCTGCTGATGGAGTTCCACGGCTCGCCCACCGGCGTCAAGGAGCAGGCCGAGATGGTGCAGGACCTGGCCCGCGAGCATGGCGGCAATGCCTTTGAATGGGCTGAGCGCCCGGAAGACCGCACGCGCCTCTTCACCGCCCGCCACAATGCCTACTTTGCCGCCGTCTCCAGCGTGCCCGGTTGCCGCTGCATCACCACCGATACCTGCGTGCCCATCAGCCGCCTGGCCGATGCGCTGCTGCAATGCGTGACCGAGGCCGATGCCAGCGGCATCCCTTACTTTCTGGTGGGCCACGTGGGTGACGGCAACTTCCACTTTGGCTACCTGATCGACCCGGACAACGATGCCCAGCGCGCGCAGGCCGAGCAGCTCAACCACCAGCTGGTGCAGCGCGCCATTGCGCTGGGCGGCACCTGCACCGGTGAGCACGGCATTGGCGTGCACAAGCAGGGCTTTTTGCTGGAAGAAGCCGGCGAAGGCGCCGTCGCCATGATGCGCGCCATCAAGCAGGCGCTGGACCCCAAGAACATCCTCAACCCGGGCAAGATCTTCCAGCTGGGCTGATCCATACCAGCGACCCAGTAAAAGGCCCGCGCAACCAAGCGGTTGCGCGGGCCTTTTTACGCCTTGTGGCGGGTTTTCTGCGGGTGCCCAGGGGGTAGGCAGCCTCTTGCTCAGGCAGGCACCACAGCGGCCTTTTCCTTTAGCTTGCGCGCGGCCACTCCGGCGCCGACAAAGCCGGCCGACACCACGCTCAGCACCATGCCCACGGCCGCGCCAAAGAACACACCGGCGTTCATGTGGTGGTCCAGCATGTAGCCAAACACCGGGGCGGCCAGGCAAAAGCCCAGGTCCAGGCCCGAGTAGACGGTGCCATAGACCCGGCCGGTGGCGCCCGGCGGCGCGGCGCGCTTGACCAGCATGTCGCGCGAGGGGCCGGCCAGGCCGGTGCCGATACCGGCGATCGCGGCCACGCCCAGCGCCACATAGCCAGGCAGCCAGCCGGTGCCCACCAGCGCCAGCAAGATGCCGGAGAACAGCAGGCAGGTGGAGATGACTTTCTCCAGCCGCTCCACCCGACCCACCAGAAAGCCGCCCAGCACCATGCCGGCGGCGCCAAACAGCATATAGCCGGTGACCACATAGGCGGTGATGCTGGCGGGCAGCCCGTAGAGCTGCTGCAGCGCCGGGCTGGAGAACGACTGGATGGCGCTCATCGCGCAGGTGGTCCAGAAAAAGAACGAGAAGCACAGCCAGACCGAAGGCAGCTTCAAAAAGGCCATCGGGTGCTCCTGCTT encodes the following:
- a CDS encoding FAD-binding oxidoreductase, with product MNAPTSPHILAAAQRPIPDAFMAALSARFGRQCVTSQAVREQHGRDEGSITAPPPAAVVYAQSSQDVQDAVALCHQHEVPVIAYGAGSSLEGHLLAVQGGISIDVSRMNQVLSIDTEDLTITVQPGITRKQLNEAIKDTGFFFPIDPGADASIGGMASTRASGTNAVRYGTMRENVLALEVVTASGQVIRTGNRAKKSAAGYDLTRLMVGSEGTLGIFTEISLRIYPLPEAVSAAICSFPTIEAAVRTVIETIQMGIPIARVELIDVNAVRMVNAYSKLDLREEPMLLMEFHGSPTGVKEQAEMVQDLAREHGGNAFEWAERPEDRTRLFTARHNAYFAAVSSVPGCRCITTDTCVPISRLADALLQCVTEADASGIPYFLVGHVGDGNFHFGYLIDPDNDAQRAQAEQLNHQLVQRAIALGGTCTGEHGIGVHKQGFLLEEAGEGAVAMMRAIKQALDPKNILNPGKIFQLG